One genomic segment of Hordeum vulgare subsp. vulgare chromosome 2H, MorexV3_pseudomolecules_assembly, whole genome shotgun sequence includes these proteins:
- the LOC123430290 gene encoding uncharacterized protein LOC123430290 isoform X1 — MPERNLPAWNAMLSGLCHNAHVSETEKGSSPCSRKATGLSRSPSPRSWRRSSATTHWVQFCQRTRNWSTPSWPRRRTSTSPRERPARRSALLRGRVIKYMRMLLTTKKRCLSRLQPKLLSGCSMRKICYGTIVVSEDLGQGSMIPLPYGNIWQLSYSSYSVQFSVYIRGRDFLSSSCN; from the exons ATGCCCGAGCGGAACCTGCCCGCATGGAACGCGATGCTGTCCGGACTGTGCCACAACGCCCACGTGTCAGAGACGGAGAAAGGGTCGTCACCATGTTCCAGGAAGGCTACAGGGCTTTCCAGGTCGCCTTCaccaagatcatggagaagaagCTCGGCGACAACCCATTG GGTCCAATTCTGTCAGCGGACAAGAAATTGGTCGACGCCAAGTTGGCCAAGGAGGCGGACGAGCACAAGTCCAAGGGAGAGGCCCGCAAGGAGAAGCGCATT GCTGCGCGGAAGGGTCATAAAATACATGAGAATGCTATTGACAACAAAGAAAAGATGCTTATCAAGGTTGCAACCCAAGTTG TTGTCAGGTTGTTCAATGAG GAAAATATGCTATGGCACGATAGTTGTTTCTGAAGACTTAGGACAGGGCTCCATGATACCTCTCCCATATGGCAATATATGGCAACTCTCATACTCATCATACTCGGTTCAATTCTCTGTATATATTCGCGGAAGAGATTTTCTTAGTTCAAGCTGCAATTAG
- the LOC123430290 gene encoding uncharacterized protein LOC123430290 isoform X2 produces MPERNLPAWNAMLSGLCHNAHVSETEKGSSPCSRKATGLSRSPSPRSWRRSSATTHWVQFCQRTRNWSTPSWPRRRTSTSPRERPARRSALLRGRVIKYMRMLLTTKKRCLSRLQPKLLSGCSMR; encoded by the exons ATGCCCGAGCGGAACCTGCCCGCATGGAACGCGATGCTGTCCGGACTGTGCCACAACGCCCACGTGTCAGAGACGGAGAAAGGGTCGTCACCATGTTCCAGGAAGGCTACAGGGCTTTCCAGGTCGCCTTCaccaagatcatggagaagaagCTCGGCGACAACCCATTG GGTCCAATTCTGTCAGCGGACAAGAAATTGGTCGACGCCAAGTTGGCCAAGGAGGCGGACGAGCACAAGTCCAAGGGAGAGGCCCGCAAGGAGAAGCGCATT GCTGCGCGGAAGGGTCATAAAATACATGAGAATGCTATTGACAACAAAGAAAAGATGCTTATCAAGGTTGCAACCCAAGTTG TTGTCAGGTTGTTCAATGAG GTGA